The following are encoded in a window of Nibricoccus aquaticus genomic DNA:
- a CDS encoding DUF3800 domain-containing protein: MSDFIASTPSDEKEYVLFCDESDRHGAFYSNFYGGVRIPASRLLSVEQTLREKKTHLGLTSEIKWQKVGADVVERYEEFLATFFDQMAAGRLHMRVMFTHNTQVAVGLSRDQQDQSYYHLYYQFLKHSFGLASIPTHSAPPRLRIYLDEIGDTREQITKFKGYLLGLADIKTIRHSGGIVLEPNSITEVRSHDHIIMQALDTVLGSITFRLNDKHLEKLPGTRRRGKRTIAKDRLQKFILSQIKRVTGKLHFNIGISTGRSASPDAAWSDPYLHWQFVPKNIQINKAFHKR, translated from the coding sequence ATGTCCGATTTCATCGCATCCACCCCCTCAGACGAAAAAGAATACGTTCTTTTCTGTGATGAGTCTGACCGCCACGGCGCTTTCTATTCCAACTTCTACGGAGGCGTACGCATACCAGCTTCTCGGTTATTATCGGTCGAACAAACCCTTCGTGAAAAGAAAACGCATCTCGGTTTAACCAGCGAAATCAAGTGGCAGAAAGTGGGCGCCGACGTAGTAGAACGATACGAAGAATTTCTAGCCACGTTCTTCGACCAAATGGCGGCTGGGCGTCTCCACATGCGAGTCATGTTTACCCATAACACCCAAGTTGCCGTGGGCCTGTCGCGTGATCAGCAGGACCAGAGCTACTACCACCTCTACTATCAGTTTCTTAAACATAGTTTCGGTCTCGCCAGCATTCCGACCCACTCTGCTCCTCCTCGCTTACGCATATACCTCGATGAAATCGGCGACACCCGTGAACAAATCACCAAGTTCAAGGGCTACTTACTTGGACTCGCCGATATAAAGACCATCCGTCACTCCGGCGGCATCGTCCTGGAGCCCAACTCTATTACCGAGGTCCGATCACACGATCATATCATCATGCAGGCACTCGATACCGTGCTCGGATCAATCACCTTCCGATTAAACGACAAACACCTGGAAAAATTGCCAGGCACACGTCGTCGCGGAAAGCGGACTATCGCCAAGGATCGGTTGCAGAAATTCATCCTAAGCCAGATCAAACGGGTCACCGGCAAGCTGCATTTCAACATCGGCATAAGCACGGGGAGATCAGCAAGTCCGGACGCCGCGTGGTCAGATCCTTACCTTCATTGGCAATTCGTGCCTAAAAACATTCAGATCAATAAGGCCTTCCACAAACGATGA